In the genome of Sulfurovum xiamenensis, one region contains:
- a CDS encoding ABC transporter permease, with the protein MMKQFLTYEEDQDHLRLISTGEWMLGTVLHIEKELLQIPYDKRIVWDVSGISDFDSAGVLLFIDYYERFQKETEVEIVGYTENQKDMYTLLHKHIPQIEPPRKKGMLENLGRRTYEILDEIKSFITFLGHLFYAMFHTFVKPKDIRFKETIYHIHQSGFNALIIIALTSFLVGMVISYQGSVQLAKFGADIFIVDTVAISITRELGPMITAIVIAGRSGSAYTAEIGAMKITEEIAAMRTMGFDPYTFLVLPRIFALMVALPLLIFFADLIGILGGMVAASMQLDISMGLFTQRLYEVLEVKHYLLGMMKGPVFAFLIAAVGCFRGFQVSYNTESVGLHTTASVVNSIFLVIAFDALFSVIFTELGL; encoded by the coding sequence ATGATGAAACAGTTCTTAACGTATGAAGAAGACCAGGATCACCTTAGGCTTATCTCTACCGGAGAATGGATGCTTGGTACTGTACTTCATATAGAAAAAGAACTACTTCAAATTCCTTATGATAAAAGGATCGTTTGGGATGTCTCAGGTATCAGTGATTTTGACAGTGCTGGTGTCTTGCTTTTTATAGACTATTATGAACGATTTCAAAAAGAGACAGAGGTTGAGATCGTAGGGTATACAGAGAATCAAAAAGATATGTATACGCTGCTTCATAAACATATCCCGCAGATCGAACCTCCCAGAAAAAAAGGTATGCTCGAAAACTTGGGTAGGAGAACCTATGAAATATTGGATGAAATAAAGAGTTTCATTACCTTTTTGGGACATCTTTTCTATGCGATGTTCCATACTTTTGTAAAACCTAAAGATATACGTTTTAAAGAGACCATATACCATATTCACCAATCAGGGTTCAATGCCCTGATCATCATCGCCTTGACATCATTTTTAGTAGGGATGGTTATCTCCTATCAGGGGTCTGTTCAGTTGGCCAAGTTCGGCGCAGATATTTTCATCGTAGATACCGTTGCAATATCTATTACCAGGGAGTTGGGGCCTATGATCACTGCGATTGTCATTGCAGGGCGCAGCGGTTCTGCCTACACGGCTGAAATAGGGGCGATGAAAATTACAGAGGAGATAGCTGCGATGCGTACGATGGGGTTTGATCCTTATACTTTTTTGGTCCTTCCGCGTATCTTCGCTTTGATGGTAGCACTGCCGTTGTTGATCTTCTTTGCCGACCTTATAGGTATCTTGGGTGGTATGGTCGCTGCAAGTATGCAGCTGGATATTTCTATGGGACTCTTTACCCAAAGGCTTTATGAAGTGTTGGAAGTGAAACACTATCTACTCGGTATGATGAAGGGACCGGTCTTTGCATTCCTGATTGCTGCTGTAGGATGTTTTAGAGGATTTCAAGTCTCTTATAATACAGAGAGTGTAGGGCTTCATACGACAGCATCAGTGGTGAACTCGATCTTTTTAGTGATCGCATTTGATGCACTCTTCTCTGTGATCTTTACGGAGCTTGGACTATGA
- the speA gene encoding biosynthetic arginine decarboxylase, with translation MKFGYNYHNKTQGTTMKNFGLDIWGDENFIIQGDTININHASKPSLLSITQEIREKGYKGPLLLRFPHLLEKQISTLFKTFEKAKQEFKYKGNFQAVFPLKVNQFPNFVHALMDVSKNYNYGLEAGSKAEIIIAMTKTPLGAPITVNGFKDKEMISLCFIAAKMGHNITVTIEGLTELETIIQVNKEFNEDAETPISPKIGVRIRLHSSGIGIWAKSGGYGSKFGLTSTELLEAYEMLKEHALLDYLWMIHFHIGSQMGDIAPLKKALREAGNIYADLKKRGADALGAINLGGGLAVEYSQHEDKQERNYSLREFANDVVFLMQDISKRKGVEEPDIFTESGRYIAASHSVLVAPVLELFSQEYTEKGLRLKEVNPPLIQELYDLYNSLSRARAREYLHDALDHMESLLTLFDLGYIDLEDRSNTEILVNLIIKKSIALLKNEDSDELKKLQDRIQEKYLVNFSAFQSLPDFWGLEQHFPIMPLDRLDTKPTNPASIWDITCDSDGEIGFNRDLPLYLHDIDVDTEEYFLAFFLTGAYQEVLGMKHNLFTHPTEAVINFNSEGNYTIDNLIEAQNIMDILDDLDYDTYLMDKTLKYNIEESVHLNSEEKRELLGKLYLYLSENSYLKTIQAIDEER, from the coding sequence ATTAAGTTTGGCTATAATTATCATAATAAAACACAAGGCACTACTATGAAAAATTTTGGTTTAGACATTTGGGGTGATGAAAACTTTATCATTCAGGGTGATACTATCAATATCAATCATGCCTCTAAGCCATCACTGCTCTCCATTACCCAAGAGATACGTGAAAAAGGCTATAAAGGACCACTTCTACTTCGTTTCCCTCATCTTCTGGAGAAACAGATATCTACACTCTTTAAGACGTTTGAAAAAGCCAAACAGGAATTTAAATATAAAGGAAACTTTCAAGCTGTTTTTCCTCTCAAGGTCAATCAATTCCCGAATTTTGTGCATGCACTGATGGATGTTTCCAAAAATTACAACTATGGCCTCGAAGCGGGAAGTAAGGCTGAAATTATCATTGCGATGACCAAAACCCCTCTGGGTGCACCTATTACAGTCAATGGCTTTAAAGACAAAGAGATGATATCACTTTGTTTCATTGCTGCAAAGATGGGACACAATATTACCGTTACCATAGAAGGTTTGACTGAGTTGGAAACGATCATACAGGTCAATAAAGAGTTTAATGAGGATGCAGAAACACCTATCTCACCTAAGATTGGTGTACGTATACGTCTCCACAGTTCAGGTATAGGTATCTGGGCAAAAAGCGGAGGATACGGTTCCAAATTCGGTCTTACCTCTACAGAGCTTCTTGAAGCCTATGAAATGCTGAAAGAGCATGCGCTTTTAGACTATCTCTGGATGATCCATTTTCATATAGGTTCACAGATGGGAGACATTGCTCCACTTAAAAAAGCATTGAGAGAAGCCGGAAACATTTATGCAGATCTCAAAAAACGTGGGGCAGATGCACTTGGTGCGATCAATCTTGGTGGAGGTCTTGCTGTTGAATACAGTCAACACGAAGATAAACAGGAAAGAAACTATTCTCTACGAGAATTTGCCAATGATGTGGTTTTCCTTATGCAGGATATCTCTAAAAGAAAAGGTGTAGAAGAACCGGATATTTTTACCGAGTCAGGACGTTATATTGCCGCTTCGCACTCTGTTCTGGTCGCACCTGTACTTGAACTCTTCTCTCAAGAGTATACAGAGAAAGGACTGCGTCTAAAAGAGGTCAATCCTCCGCTTATACAAGAACTCTATGACCTTTACAACTCTTTAAGCCGTGCACGTGCAAGAGAGTACCTGCATGACGCACTGGATCATATGGAGAGCCTTCTCACACTCTTTGATCTAGGTTACATTGACCTTGAGGACCGTTCAAATACAGAGATCCTTGTAAACCTTATCATCAAGAAATCTATCGCCTTGCTCAAAAATGAAGACAGTGATGAACTTAAAAAACTGCAAGACCGTATACAGGAAAAGTACCTTGTCAACTTCTCAGCTTTCCAGTCACTGCCTGACTTTTGGGGATTGGAACAACACTTTCCTATCATGCCTCTAGACCGTTTGGATACCAAACCGACCAACCCTGCAAGCATTTGGGATATCACTTGTGATAGCGATGGTGAGATAGGCTTTAACCGTGATCTACCATTGTATCTACATGATATCGATGTGGACACAGAAGAGTACTTTTTAGCCTTTTTCCTAACAGGGGCCTACCAAGAGGTCTTGGGGATGAAACACAACCTCTTTACCCACCCTACTGAAGCGGTGATTAACTTTAATTCAGAAGGGAATTATACGATAGATAATCTGATCGAAGCACAAAACATTATGGATATTTTAGATGATCTGGATTATGATACCTATCTCATGGATAAAACACTCAAATACAATATCGAAGAGTCTGTACATCTTAATAGTGAAGAGAAACGTGAACTTTTAGGAAAACTTTACCTTTATTTAAGTGAAAACAGCTATCTTAAGACCATACAAGCCATTGACGAGGAGCGTTGA
- the cysE gene encoding serine O-acetyltransferase, with the protein MNPFSLIKEDFLNVKRNDPALHSTFELFFNYPGLWALLFHRIAHSLYKKGLRFLPRLISAIGQFLTVIDIHPAATIGRRVFIDHGVGVVIGETAIIGDDVIIYQQVTLGGVSLTKGKRHPTVENGAVIGAGAKVLGNITIGANSKVGANSVVVKNVPADSTAVGIPARVLKRGFDKTPLSHDKIPDVNKEIFQYLLKRLAVLETAIETGDNAHIKEKDHELDALYDNFIHSMD; encoded by the coding sequence TTGAACCCATTTAGTCTTATCAAAGAAGATTTTCTTAATGTAAAAAGGAATGACCCTGCCCTGCACTCAACCTTTGAACTCTTTTTTAACTATCCTGGGTTATGGGCACTTTTGTTTCATCGTATCGCCCACTCGCTTTACAAAAAAGGACTACGATTCCTTCCACGACTTATCTCTGCTATTGGACAGTTTCTCACAGTGATCGATATACATCCCGCTGCAACCATCGGCCGCAGGGTTTTCATTGACCATGGTGTTGGAGTGGTTATAGGAGAAACAGCGATCATCGGGGATGATGTGATCATCTATCAACAGGTCACGCTTGGTGGGGTCAGTCTTACCAAAGGCAAAAGGCACCCGACGGTAGAAAATGGTGCAGTCATCGGTGCAGGCGCTAAAGTGCTGGGGAATATTACCATTGGGGCCAACTCCAAAGTCGGTGCCAACTCAGTTGTGGTGAAAAATGTACCGGCCGATTCAACTGCAGTTGGTATCCCCGCACGTGTACTTAAACGCGGATTCGATAAAACCCCGCTCAGCCACGATAAGATCCCCGATGTCAACAAAGAGATATTTCAATATCTTCTCAAACGTCTTGCAGTACTTGAAACCGCAATTGAAACCGGTGACAATGCACATATTAAAGAAAAAGACCATGAGCTCGATGCACTTTATGACAACTTTATCCATTCTATGGATTAG
- a CDS encoding pyridoxal phosphate-dependent aminotransferase, producing the protein MLSDRIQTLSPSLTIAISSLARDLKAQGKDILSFSAGEPDFGTPQRIKDEAIKAINDGFTQYTAVPGIPELLEAVASKLKRDNNLDYAPSDIIVSNGAKQSLFNLFQAVLNEGDEVIIPSPYWVTYPELVKYASAVPVIVETNEISGFKMTADQLSAAITPKTKMVILTSPSNPTGSVYSKEELESLAAVLEGTDIMVVSDEMYEKLVYDIDFVAAASISEDMFQRTVTVNGLSKSVAMTGWRFGYLATPNKELIAAMNKLQSQSTSNINSITQKAAIPALLGEVDAEIEQMRRAFEGRAEEAVKLFNEINGLSVLKPQGAFYLFVNIKDISNDSIEFCKELLQSTGVAVVPGIGFGAEGYFRFSFATDITTIREGIRRIEKFVQSKK; encoded by the coding sequence ATGCTTTCAGACCGTATACAAACACTGTCTCCTTCACTGACTATTGCTATCTCTTCACTTGCTCGTGATTTAAAAGCGCAAGGAAAAGATATTCTTTCTTTCTCTGCTGGTGAACCGGATTTCGGGACACCTCAACGTATCAAAGATGAGGCTATCAAAGCGATCAATGATGGGTTTACACAATATACTGCTGTACCGGGTATACCCGAGCTTTTGGAAGCTGTAGCATCCAAACTAAAAAGAGACAATAACCTTGACTACGCACCTTCAGACATCATCGTGAGTAATGGGGCGAAACAGTCGCTTTTTAATCTTTTTCAAGCAGTACTGAATGAGGGTGATGAAGTGATCATTCCTTCGCCATATTGGGTCACGTATCCTGAGTTGGTTAAATATGCAAGTGCTGTACCTGTCATTGTAGAAACTAATGAGATCAGTGGATTCAAAATGACTGCTGATCAGCTCAGTGCTGCTATTACACCTAAAACAAAAATGGTCATATTGACTTCTCCATCCAACCCTACAGGTTCAGTCTATTCTAAAGAAGAACTTGAATCACTGGCCGCAGTACTTGAAGGTACGGATATCATGGTAGTCAGTGATGAAATGTATGAGAAGCTTGTCTATGATATTGACTTTGTAGCTGCAGCAAGTATCAGTGAAGATATGTTCCAAAGAACTGTCACCGTGAATGGTCTCAGTAAATCTGTAGCGATGACAGGATGGCGTTTTGGATACTTGGCAACACCTAACAAAGAACTCATAGCTGCCATGAACAAACTTCAAAGCCAAAGTACATCAAACATCAACTCTATTACACAAAAAGCAGCTATCCCTGCACTGCTTGGTGAAGTCGATGCCGAAATAGAACAGATGAGAAGAGCGTTTGAAGGAAGAGCAGAAGAGGCAGTGAAACTCTTTAATGAGATCAACGGTCTTTCCGTACTTAAACCACAAGGTGCATTTTACCTCTTCGTCAATATCAAAGATATCTCGAATGACTCTATAGAGTTCTGTAAAGAACTGCTTCAGTCAACAGGTGTTGCTGTCGTTCCAGGTATAGGTTTCGGAGCTGAAGGTTACTTCAGATTCTCATTTGCTACTGATATCACAACGATCCGTGAGGGTATCAGACGTATCGAAAAGTTTGTACAGAGTAAAAAGTAA
- a CDS encoding DedA family protein has protein sequence MDFSSLETWGYLAIAFFAFGGSLFIVAAAGVFSFMGNMDLSIALAVATVSNFLGDIFLFYLGKYQKKEIQPYFAKHKRKIALATLIMRKYGVWAIFIQKFLYGIKTLVPLSMALAKYDFKKFAFYNVFASIVFVLTIGLSAYYSSEAIIAVFEYIKINPWIAPVILFSIIGAVWFAMENMTKKKK, from the coding sequence ATGGATTTTTCTTCTTTAGAGACTTGGGGTTATTTGGCTATTGCATTTTTTGCATTTGGCGGTTCACTCTTTATCGTTGCAGCAGCAGGTGTATTTTCATTTATGGGTAATATGGACTTAAGTATTGCATTGGCTGTGGCAACAGTATCAAACTTTTTAGGAGATATCTTTTTATTTTATCTGGGAAAATACCAGAAAAAAGAGATACAGCCTTATTTTGCAAAACATAAACGTAAAATAGCCCTTGCAACGCTCATCATGCGTAAGTATGGAGTATGGGCCATTTTCATACAGAAGTTTCTTTATGGGATCAAAACCCTTGTACCGCTCTCTATGGCACTTGCCAAATATGACTTTAAAAAGTTCGCTTTCTATAACGTTTTTGCCTCTATTGTCTTTGTATTGACGATAGGATTGAGTGCGTATTATTCAAGTGAGGCTATCATTGCAGTGTTTGAGTATATTAAAATAAATCCATGGATCGCACCGGTGATCTTGTTTAGTATTATAGGTGCTGTATGGTTTGCTATGGAAAATATGACCAAGAAGAAAAAGTAG
- a CDS encoding AEC family transporter, with protein MIETLMSILFVYVFILLGYMAKRIFKEEMNPKTLTVMSVYFLQPFVTIWGFSTARLHSEHLYVPLIYLAIILLLLFPTILLGKALFTDPKERAIFSIAGFVGNTGNIGIPLGIALFGEASVIYTTLINIANVFVVYIIGVYIYSRGSFSIKESLINIIRIPIIPASIVAILINIYELPLSTEIIEFFKMGAYAGIVLQLFLLGTFLQGICIKELHPKLFIGTISQKFIIVPLATAFILSLTDLALFVQGVIFMEMMVPLAVANINLASLYNCRPKDVTSLILLSTLLFMPLLFGLSYVINHYYL; from the coding sequence ATGATTGAAACACTAATGAGCATACTCTTTGTCTATGTTTTTATACTTTTAGGCTATATGGCTAAACGCATCTTCAAAGAAGAGATGAATCCAAAAACGCTGACAGTGATGTCTGTCTACTTTTTACAACCCTTTGTCACCATCTGGGGTTTTAGTACAGCCAGGCTGCACAGTGAACACCTTTATGTCCCACTGATCTATCTTGCTATTATTCTACTTCTTCTCTTTCCGACCATCCTGTTAGGAAAAGCTCTTTTCACCGATCCCAAAGAGAGAGCCATCTTTTCCATCGCAGGATTTGTAGGAAACACAGGGAACATCGGTATCCCACTAGGGATCGCCCTCTTTGGAGAAGCCTCTGTTATCTATACGACCCTTATCAATATCGCCAATGTATTTGTCGTGTACATTATCGGTGTCTACATCTACTCGCGTGGTTCATTCAGTATCAAAGAGTCACTCATTAACATTATCAGAATCCCTATTATCCCGGCTTCTATTGTGGCGATACTCATCAATATCTATGAGCTGCCTCTAAGCACTGAGATCATTGAATTTTTCAAAATGGGAGCCTATGCCGGTATCGTCCTGCAACTTTTTCTGCTGGGGACATTCCTCCAGGGCATATGCATCAAAGAGCTGCATCCAAAGCTCTTTATAGGAACGATCAGCCAAAAATTCATCATTGTCCCGTTGGCTACTGCCTTCATTCTCTCTTTGACAGACTTGGCACTTTTTGTACAAGGTGTGATCTTTATGGAGATGATGGTACCTCTGGCCGTTGCCAACATCAATCTGGCTTCCCTCTATAACTGCCGACCGAAAGATGTCACTTCACTTATACTGCTGAGTACACTTTTGTTTATGCCACTCTTATTTGGACTTAGCTATGTCATAAATCACTACTATTTGTGA
- a CDS encoding saccharopine dehydrogenase family protein produces MSKNTLIIGAGGVGNVVAFKCAMNADTFGNITLASRTLSKCDAIAANVKEKTGVEIQTRAVDADSIPELKELIAATGASIVINVALPYQDLTIMDACEEMQVDYLDTANYEHPDTAKFEYKEQWARDEEFRKANIMGLLGSGFDPGATNVFCAYAQKHYFDEIHTIDILDCNAGDHGYPFATNFNPEINLREVSAKGRYWENGEWIETEPMEIMQVWDYPEVGPKDSYLLYHEEMESLVKHIKGLKRIRFFMTFGQSYLTHMKCLENVGMLGIKEVEHKGMKIVPMEFLSTLLPDPASLGPRTKGKTNIGIFAKGLKDGKERSIYIYQVSDHEECYAEVMSQGVSYTTGVPAMIGAKLMLEGKWEGKGVFNLEQLDPDPFMEEMNKQGLPWKVMELGEDETRIVE; encoded by the coding sequence ATGTCTAAAAATACCCTTATCATCGGTGCCGGTGGTGTCGGAAATGTTGTTGCTTTCAAGTGTGCGATGAATGCTGATACCTTTGGCAATATCACGTTGGCAAGCCGTACGCTCAGCAAGTGTGATGCCATCGCTGCAAATGTCAAAGAAAAAACAGGCGTAGAGATACAGACACGGGCGGTCGATGCAGATTCCATACCTGAACTGAAAGAACTCATTGCTGCTACGGGTGCAAGTATTGTCATAAATGTAGCGCTTCCCTACCAGGACCTTACCATTATGGATGCCTGTGAAGAGATGCAGGTAGATTACCTCGATACAGCGAACTACGAACACCCTGATACAGCAAAATTCGAGTACAAAGAGCAGTGGGCTAGAGATGAAGAGTTTAGAAAAGCAAACATCATGGGACTTCTTGGATCCGGCTTTGACCCTGGAGCCACCAATGTATTTTGTGCCTATGCACAGAAACACTATTTCGATGAGATCCATACCATAGACATTCTTGACTGTAATGCAGGAGATCATGGGTATCCTTTTGCTACCAACTTCAACCCTGAGATCAATCTTCGTGAAGTCTCCGCGAAAGGACGATATTGGGAAAACGGCGAGTGGATAGAGACAGAACCGATGGAGATCATGCAGGTGTGGGATTACCCGGAAGTAGGACCAAAAGATAGTTACCTGCTCTACCATGAAGAGATGGAGTCATTGGTCAAACATATCAAAGGGCTGAAACGTATCAGATTTTTCATGACGTTCGGACAAAGTTACCTGACACATATGAAGTGTCTGGAAAATGTGGGTATGCTGGGGATCAAGGAGGTCGAACACAAAGGGATGAAGATCGTTCCTATGGAATTCCTCTCTACCCTGCTTCCTGACCCTGCAAGTCTGGGACCGCGTACCAAAGGAAAAACGAATATCGGTATCTTTGCCAAAGGACTCAAAGACGGTAAAGAGAGAAGTATCTACATTTACCAAGTCAGTGATCACGAAGAGTGTTATGCAGAAGTAATGAGCCAGGGAGTAAGCTATACAACGGGTGTACCTGCTATGATCGGAGCAAAACTGATGCTCGAAGGCAAATGGGAAGGCAAAGGTGTCTTTAACCTGGAACAGCTTGACCCAGATCCATTTATGGAAGAGATGAACAAACAAGGGTTACCTTGGAAAGTCATGGAACTTGGAGAGGATGAGACAAGGATCGTAGAGTAG
- the elyC gene encoding envelope biogenesis factor ElyC, with the protein MDFLLKKFISMFLMPLPLGVFFIVLALVLLYRDKTKPAKFMLTLSILWLFFFSYPPISNTLLYSLESNTPTLHKAPENIKYIYVLGGGHHTDMNLPITSQILEASVVRLNEGIRLYHQLDEEASIIVSGYSGLFDPTTHAVMQKKLALALGVKQEKIILRPEPRDTEEEAIAAKTLLGERPFILVTSASHMTRALKFFKNKGLNPIPAPTNHLASTQHLDYTKFFSSGALEKSRIVFHEILGLIWQKVKGI; encoded by the coding sequence ATGGATTTTTTACTCAAAAAGTTTATCTCTATGTTCTTAATGCCCCTTCCTCTTGGGGTATTTTTCATCGTTTTGGCTTTGGTCTTACTCTACAGAGACAAAACCAAACCAGCAAAGTTCATGCTTACATTGAGCATCTTATGGCTATTTTTCTTCTCCTATCCACCTATTTCCAACACACTGCTATATAGTCTTGAGTCAAACACTCCGACACTTCATAAGGCACCTGAAAATATCAAATATATCTATGTGCTAGGCGGGGGGCATCATACGGATATGAATTTGCCCATTACCTCTCAGATCCTTGAAGCCTCTGTTGTAAGACTCAATGAAGGTATACGCCTCTACCATCAACTAGACGAAGAAGCAAGTATCATTGTTTCAGGATACAGTGGATTGTTTGATCCCACCACCCATGCTGTCATGCAAAAAAAATTGGCCCTGGCTTTAGGTGTCAAACAAGAGAAAATCATACTTCGTCCTGAACCAAGAGATACAGAAGAGGAAGCCATAGCTGCAAAAACATTACTGGGAGAGAGGCCATTTATCTTAGTGACCTCAGCCTCTCATATGACAAGAGCTCTAAAGTTCTTTAAGAATAAAGGACTCAATCCCATACCAGCACCAACGAACCATCTAGCAAGCACACAACATTTAGACTATACAAAATTCTTTTCTTCTGGTGCACTTGAAAAGTCCCGTATCGTATTTCATGAAATACTTGGTCTTATCTGGCAGAAAGTAAAAGGAATCTAA
- a CDS encoding DUF2461 domain-containing protein — protein MQFTGFPREALTFLDNIIINNSKEWLDDHKEEYEKYIVAPNKAYVEEMGEHLQILVPHIHAIPKINKSLFRIYRDARFHRLDPIKERIGIIFWQGTTHRMQSSSFYMHYDPFEVFVATGIRNFKPPLLAKYREYIKNDAKRESLHHILEELKRKGYTVPEPQFKRYPVGLDKEDTYAYLYLYGAMYAYTTFPPDEIFHSEAIIERNFKIYEDMLDLHQWVYELTCVTDCTSEAHYQTAPFAI, from the coding sequence ATGCAGTTTACAGGTTTTCCAAGAGAAGCGCTTACCTTCCTCGATAACATCATCATCAATAACTCCAAAGAGTGGCTGGATGACCATAAAGAGGAGTATGAGAAGTACATCGTTGCACCCAACAAAGCCTATGTGGAAGAGATGGGTGAACATCTGCAGATACTGGTACCTCATATACATGCCATACCCAAAATAAACAAGTCTCTCTTTCGTATCTATCGTGATGCCAGGTTTCATAGACTTGACCCGATCAAAGAACGTATAGGTATCATATTTTGGCAGGGTACCACGCACCGTATGCAAAGCAGTTCTTTTTATATGCATTATGACCCTTTTGAGGTCTTTGTCGCTACAGGCATACGGAATTTCAAGCCGCCCTTACTTGCAAAATACAGAGAGTACATCAAAAACGATGCAAAGAGAGAAAGTTTGCATCACATCCTAGAAGAGCTCAAGAGAAAAGGCTATACGGTACCCGAACCCCAATTCAAACGTTATCCTGTAGGTCTAGACAAAGAGGATACCTATGCCTATCTCTACCTCTATGGTGCAATGTATGCCTATACAACCTTCCCTCCTGATGAGATATTTCACTCCGAAGCGATCATAGAGAGGAATTTCAAGATCTATGAAGATATGCTTGACCTACACCAATGGGTCTATGAACTTACTTGTGTGACAGATTGTACTTCAGAAGCACACTACCAAACTGCACCTTTTGCTATTTAA
- a CDS encoding thiol-disulfide oxidoreductase DCC family protein — MGLTYPSYNPSWFKVQKKKRVVVFDGVCFFCNKCIDILMKLDKNKTLKYTSLQGAFMKTLNVEQDLQSIILYEDGALYYKSTAILRILRSLGGIWILTNIFYLIPKVIRDYIYDLIAKHRYSIFGKMEHCRMPKKDEQDLFID; from the coding sequence ATGGGACTCACCTATCCTTCTTATAATCCCAGCTGGTTCAAAGTTCAAAAAAAGAAGAGGGTTGTTGTCTTCGATGGAGTGTGTTTTTTTTGTAACAAGTGCATAGATATCCTCATGAAACTAGACAAAAATAAAACTTTAAAATACACCTCTTTACAGGGTGCATTTATGAAAACGCTGAATGTAGAACAAGATTTACAAAGCATAATCTTGTATGAAGATGGAGCACTCTATTATAAGTCCACTGCTATCTTAAGAATACTAAGAAGTTTGGGTGGCATATGGATCTTGACAAATATCTTTTATCTCATTCCAAAAGTAATAAGAGACTATATCTATGACCTTATAGCTAAACACCGTTATAGTATATTTGGAAAGATGGAGCATTGTCGGATGCCTAAAAAAGATGAACAGGATTTATTTATCGATTAA
- a CDS encoding DUF2237 family protein has product MMEESLNVLGEPLEPCSLKPLTGFHRDGYCNTGDHNPAVHAVCIYATEEFLEYSKKVGNDLSTPIPEYNFAGVKPGQSWCLGGHSFVKAHLDGMAPQIFIHATHKKMLELIDLETLKQYAIDL; this is encoded by the coding sequence ATGATGGAAGAATCATTAAATGTTTTGGGTGAACCCTTAGAGCCGTGCAGTTTGAAGCCTCTCACTGGCTTTCATAGAGATGGCTACTGTAATACGGGTGATCATAATCCTGCGGTGCATGCGGTGTGCATCTATGCGACAGAGGAATTTTTAGAATACTCCAAAAAAGTGGGAAATGATCTCTCTACACCCATACCGGAGTATAATTTTGCAGGGGTGAAACCCGGACAAAGCTGGTGTCTAGGAGGTCATAGTTTTGTGAAAGCACACCTGGATGGTATGGCACCACAGATCTTTATCCATGCAACACATAAAAAAATGCTTGAATTGATCGATCTGGAAACATTGAAACAATATGCTATAGATCTATAG